A segment of the Nitrospirota bacterium genome:
ACTGTCCTTCAGGAGATTATGCTGGCGGCACCTCTGGAGGTGCAGTCCTTTCTAAGGGCCATACTTGGCCGGTTTCTATTTACAGGCGATGATGTGGAAAAGAAGGTTGCCGTCCTTTCCGGAGGTGAAAAGAGCCGACTGGCCCTTGCAAAGATGCTCGTCCGTCCGGCGAACCTTCTCCTTCTGGATGAGCCTACCAATCACCTTGATATCCCTTCACGTGATGTTCTGGAAGAGGCGCTGAGAGGTTTCAAGGGAACCATCTGCTTCATTACGCACGACAGACACTTTATCAGGTCTGTAGCCAACAGGATTATAGAAGTCCGAAACGGTAAAGTAATATCTTATGACGGCGATTTTGACTACTACATTTATAAGACTCAGTTGTCTGAAGTCGGGTTAACGCCTCTGAAGACCAGTACAATATCCACAGAAACTGTCAGTAAAACCGAAAACTCTGCTGTCAGGGTTAGAAAGACCAAGGAGCAAAAGAGGGCTGAGGCAGAGGCGCGAAACCGCCTTCACAGGGAGACTCACAGTCATAAGGATAGATTATCACAAATTGAATCCGAAGTGAGCGATGCTGAGAAGCACCTGCAGGAACTGACACAGACACTGGCTGATCCGGATCTATACAATGATAAAGAACGGTTCTATAAGACAATGGAATCTCATAGCCGCACGAAAAAGAAGGTGGAAGAGCTGACTGCAGAGTGGGAAAAGCTCTCAGGGTTAATCACATGAATAATATCATAACCTACGGCAAATTGATGAAGACGGAAGAAGGTTTGCAATTTTGCAATGTGCTGATCAATATGTCAAATGACGCAATATTAATAATTGATCCTGAAACCAGCCAGTTCTTATACGTCAACAACAGGGCATGTGATAATCTGGGCTATGACAAGGAAGAGCTTCTTTCCATGCATGTAACAGACATTGAAGCTATTCTTCCTGACCACTTTTCATGGGAAATTCATGTGGCAGAAATTAAGAAAACAGGATCCATGATCATCGAAGGGATACATAAGCGTAAAGATAATACAACATTTCCAGTCGAGGTCAGTATCCGCTACCTTACTTACCTGAATAAGGACTACATGGTTGCCATGATCCGGGATATTACAGATAGAAAAAATTCTGAGTCTGCTTTAAAGAACGAGAGAGACCGTTTCATGTATTTCCTGGAGAATATGGAAGATGGTGTTTACATTGTTAATCAGCAACATGATATTGAATATCTTAATCCGGTAATTAAGCAGACGTTCGGTAACGATTATAAGAAAAAGTGCTATGAATATTTTCACAATAGAAAGGAAGCCTGCCCCTGGTGCAGAAACGAAGAAGTCTTCGCCGGAAAGTCTGTTAAATGGGAATTTTTTCGGGAAGATAAAAAGAAGACATATGAAGTTTTTGACATGCCCATCAGAAATCCAGACGGCACCATGTCAAAATTTGAGATACTTTATGATATTTCTGAGACTAAACAGGCTGAGGAGGCATTAAGTCTGAGTGAAACAAAGTACCGTACACTTGTAGAAACCATGCCCTATGGTATACAGGAAAACGACACAGACGGCATCATCACATTCAGTAATGACGCTCACTGTCAAATCCTCGGATTCACTCGGGATGAGATGAAGGGAAAGGACATTTTTGATTTCTTATCTACGGAAGAGGAACGTAATAACCTTCGCCACTATCTCAAGCTTCTGGTTAGGGAGCAGCCTCCCCCATCCACTTTTTTCGCAAAAAATATTACTAAGGATGGGAGGGTAATAGATGTCAAGGTTGATTGGAACTACAAGAAAGATTCAAGAGGAGAGGTTATCGGATTCATTTCAGTCATTACCGATATTACGGAGCAGCTAAAGGCAGAAGAGTCCAGTCAGAGGCTGCAAGCTCAACTCCTGCATTCCCAAAAGATGGAGGCTATCGGACGGCTTGCAGGAGGAATAGCCCATGACTTCGGCAACATTCTTACTGCAATTAAGAATTTCAGCTCAATCGGTATAAAAGGGACGCGAGAGTCTGATCCTTATGCCTCCAACATCTTTGATCATATAAATTCAGCGGCGTATCGTGCAATGAATCTCACAAGACAACTTCTCACCTTCAGCAAAAAGGATATTACAAAAATTGTCAATATCAGACTGAACAATATAATAAATAACCTGGTTGAGATGTTACACAATATTATCGGTGAAGATATCATTATAGCAACAGATTATGGCTCCAATCTCCGGCCGATCCTTGGGGATAGTGGAAAGCTGGAGCAGGTTATTACAAATCTCGTCGTCAACGCAAGAGATGCGATGCCAATACCTGGGGGAGGCACAATAATAATCAGGACCGAAAACATTCTTATTGACGAAGAGATCAGCAGCAAGATTCCTTACTCAAGACCAGGGCAATTTGTACGGCTCACTGTTGAGGATACAGGTCATGGTATATCAAAGCAAAACATCAATAACATCTTCGAACCTTTTTTTACTACAAAGAAGAACGGATCCGGGTCGGGACTCGGCCTTTCTGTTGTCTACGCTATCATAAGTGATCACAAGGGATGGATTAATGTCACGAGCGAGGAAGGGGTAAAGACCATTTTTGAAGTCTACCTGCCAGCCTTAAGCTCTAATGCTGGACATGATTCTGACAACAAGTTGGTGATTGATCATTCAACAAACAAGGGTGAAAGGATATTACTGGTTGAGGATGATGGTATCGTTCGGATCTCGACAAAAATGGCACTCGAGAAAGAGGGATATGAGGTGATAGATGCAGATAATTCAGCCTCGGCCCTCAGGATATTTCAGAAAGAAAACGGCAGATTTCACATGGTAATAAGTGACCTGGTCCTTCCCGACCAAAACGGTCTTCGGCTCATCAGGACGCTGATTACGCTCAAGCCCGAACTCAAGGCAATACTAAACAGCGGGTATATAGGCCAGCAGATAGATCGCTCAGAGATAGAACAATCAGGGATATACTTTCTCAGCAAACCTTTTGATATTGAAGATTTACTAATAGCCATAAGGGAACTGATCAATAAGAATTAGCAAGAATAGCGATTACATCCTTACGCCGCCCTCAATATCGTCATAAATACTCTTATAATAATCATCTATAGTATCACCCCGTTCATTCTTTACAACAAATGTAACACCCTCAAGCTCCTGAATACAGAAGGCGCCGGTAATAATATCTTTCATACAATCCTTGTTTTCCTCCCTTTGCTCCCCAGTCAAGACAAGTTTTTCAGGAAAGGTATATTTCCTTCCTATCAATCTTTTCAGTTCATCCCTCCCCTGCCGGATGGTGATCTCAAACTTCCCGTCGCTAAGTCTTTTTTCCAGAAACACAATATGCATCGAAGGTTCCTCCTTATTATTATCCAGGAGCTATATTTTACATCATGAGTACACCCATTATCAAGTGGATGGGGGTATATCCATCTGCATGGCCGCATGGTATGAGCTTCTGACTAACGGCCCAGCCTCTATATATTTGAATCCCTGTTCCATGCCAATTGCCTTAAGCTCTTTAAACTCATTGGGGTGATAATATCTGTGAACAGGCAGATGGTTTCTCGTGGGACTCAGGTATTGCCCTATCGTCAGGATGTCACAACCGGAATCCCTTATGTCTTTCATAACATCTACAATCTCCTGCAACTGTTCACCTAATCCTACCATTAAACCGGCCTTAGCCGTAATGTGAAGACCGTTCTCGCTGACGGTCTTCAAGAGTCTTAATGACTGATCGTATACAGCACCGGGTCTGACCGTTTTGTAAAGCCCTGGAACCGTCTCAATATTATGGTTTATTATCTCGGGACTCGCAAGGATTACAGTCTTAAGCGCTTCATCAGAACCTTTAAAATCCGGTATCAGGACCTCAATTGTACTCCCCGGATTATACCTTCTGATTTGAGAGATAGTCTTGGCATATACGGATGCCCCGCCATCATGAATATCATCTCTCGTAACAGAGGTCACCACAATATGTTTAAGGCCCATCTCTCGTGCTGCCTTTGCAACCCTCTCCGGTTCATCAAGATCAATAGTCCCCGGTACCCCACTTTCTACATTACAGAATCTGCAACCCCGCGTACATATATCTCCGAGGATTAGGAATGTAGCTGTCCTCTGATTAAAACATTCGCCGATATTGGGGCAGTTTGCCTCTTCACAAACCGTATTCAGCTCTGATGATCTAAGCAGTCTTTTTATATGAAGGTAAATGTCTCCTGCCGGTAGTCTTGTCTTAAGCCATTCAGGGCGTCTTTGGTGTTTGTAAAGGTTCATTGTGTGGCATTTACTATAGCAAAATTGGAATAATTGGACAATTCGAATTAGCTGCACCTTAAACAGACACACTTGACCACGCAGGGGTATTAAGTATTATAATAGACAACAATGGCCACGAAAGTTTTAACAGATACTGAGATTGAAAGTCGAAATGAGTCCAATCTTGAACTAATTCCTCCTTACAAAATAATCTTTCTGAATGACAATATAACTACTATGGATTTTGTCGTAAAAATACTAATGATGGTTTTTAAGAGAGACAAAATGACTGCTGTAGGTTTGATGCTGGAAGTTCATCACAAGGGGTCAGCTGTTGTGGC
Coding sequences within it:
- the lipA gene encoding lipoyl synthase: MNLYKHQRRPEWLKTRLPAGDIYLHIKRLLRSSELNTVCEEANCPNIGECFNQRTATFLILGDICTRGCRFCNVESGVPGTIDLDEPERVAKAAREMGLKHIVVTSVTRDDIHDGGASVYAKTISQIRRYNPGSTIEVLIPDFKGSDEALKTVILASPEIINHNIETVPGLYKTVRPGAVYDQSLRLLKTVSENGLHITAKAGLMVGLGEQLQEIVDVMKDIRDSGCDILTIGQYLSPTRNHLPVHRYYHPNEFKELKAIGMEQGFKYIEAGPLVRSSYHAAMQMDIPPST
- a CDS encoding PAS domain S-box protein; this encodes MNNIITYGKLMKTEEGLQFCNVLINMSNDAILIIDPETSQFLYVNNRACDNLGYDKEELLSMHVTDIEAILPDHFSWEIHVAEIKKTGSMIIEGIHKRKDNTTFPVEVSIRYLTYLNKDYMVAMIRDITDRKNSESALKNERDRFMYFLENMEDGVYIVNQQHDIEYLNPVIKQTFGNDYKKKCYEYFHNRKEACPWCRNEEVFAGKSVKWEFFREDKKKTYEVFDMPIRNPDGTMSKFEILYDISETKQAEEALSLSETKYRTLVETMPYGIQENDTDGIITFSNDAHCQILGFTRDEMKGKDIFDFLSTEEERNNLRHYLKLLVREQPPPSTFFAKNITKDGRVIDVKVDWNYKKDSRGEVIGFISVITDITEQLKAEESSQRLQAQLLHSQKMEAIGRLAGGIAHDFGNILTAIKNFSSIGIKGTRESDPYASNIFDHINSAAYRAMNLTRQLLTFSKKDITKIVNIRLNNIINNLVEMLHNIIGEDIIIATDYGSNLRPILGDSGKLEQVITNLVVNARDAMPIPGGGTIIIRTENILIDEEISSKIPYSRPGQFVRLTVEDTGHGISKQNINNIFEPFFTTKKNGSGSGLGLSVVYAIISDHKGWINVTSEEGVKTIFEVYLPALSSNAGHDSDNKLVIDHSTNKGERILLVEDDGIVRISTKMALEKEGYEVIDADNSASALRIFQKENGRFHMVISDLVLPDQNGLRLIRTLITLKPELKAILNSGYIGQQIDRSEIEQSGIYFLSKPFDIEDLLIAIRELINKN
- a CDS encoding ATP-dependent Clp protease adaptor ClpS, which gives rise to MATKVLTDTEIESRNESNLELIPPYKIIFLNDNITTMDFVVKILMMVFKRDKMTAVGLMLEVHHKGSAVVA